A genomic stretch from Halorhodospira halophila SL1 includes:
- the dsrO gene encoding sulfate reduction electron transfer complex DsrMKJOP subunit DsrO: protein MSDKDPVGISRRRLLGGAAALAGAALAPGLFLVQARPDGGADAGVRWGLLVDTTRCAEDCQACVDACREENGWPAGDGSAGDIHWIRKVDLEPVREDGPGHSAPVMCQHCAEPPCVSVCPTRASFRRADGIVLVDKHRCIGCRYCMVACPFHARAFVDEPVAERSPNHPRGKGTVEACTLCVHRIDRGEAPACVARCAETGHAALIFGDLNDPDSEIRQALRKHRAEPLRPDLALDAGVRYHGLS, encoded by the coding sequence ATGAGCGATAAGGATCCGGTGGGCATCAGCCGCCGGCGGCTGCTCGGTGGTGCGGCGGCGCTCGCCGGCGCCGCCCTCGCTCCGGGGCTGTTCCTGGTCCAGGCACGCCCCGATGGCGGTGCCGATGCCGGGGTCCGCTGGGGCCTGCTGGTCGACACCACCCGCTGCGCGGAAGACTGCCAAGCCTGCGTGGACGCCTGCCGCGAGGAAAACGGTTGGCCCGCCGGCGACGGTTCGGCCGGCGACATCCACTGGATCCGCAAGGTCGACCTCGAACCGGTGCGGGAAGACGGCCCCGGCCATTCCGCGCCGGTGATGTGTCAGCACTGCGCCGAGCCGCCTTGCGTCAGCGTCTGCCCCACCCGGGCCTCATTCCGGCGCGCCGACGGCATCGTCCTGGTCGACAAGCACCGCTGCATTGGCTGTCGCTACTGCATGGTCGCCTGCCCGTTCCACGCTCGCGCCTTCGTCGACGAACCCGTGGCCGAGCGCTCACCCAATCATCCGCGAGGCAAGGGAACCGTGGAGGCGTGCACCCTCTGCGTACACCGCATCGACCGGGGCGAGGCGCCGGCCTGCGTGGCGCGCTGTGCCGAGACGGGACACGCGGCGCTGATCTTCGGCGACCTGAACGACCCCGACAGCGAGATTCGCCAGGCCCTGCGCAAGCACCGGGCCGAGCCCCTGCGCCCGGATCTGGCACTGGATGCCGGCGTGCGCTACCACGGACTGTCCTGA
- the nrfD gene encoding NrfD/PsrC family molybdoenzyme membrane anchor subunit has translation MAARIRYQHLGTRHPLRWAAALAGAGLLTLIGAAAGLYLIVAGHHLTGMGQQVVWGWPHVVAIGLILAGSGAFALAALAPTTLGHPGEPWARLGTVAAAALLIGGLAVLSLDLGSPQRILPPLELNLMSSFSRNLFLYTAFLIIALLYLATLLEPRLRRFAAAAGGLAAAVAVLLALNVGSIFAMLAARPVFGGAIMMPLFLAAALTLGTATLSLIWLAVLRAQGQEPPPRATGRLGALLLIAVLALAALLALHFLTLAYQPGHREIARFLLVDGGVYPVVFWIGVVAVGIITPTLLLLRKAARARGQALAWASGVALIGGFAHLFVMIVGAQAFPLQIFPGREVEGAVFDGEAASYLPSAWEALLGLAGPGLALLILLLALRALPLTAVHFPGEPAAADGPMAAADAGTAAEPSQ, from the coding sequence ATGGCGGCACGGATTCGTTATCAACACCTGGGCACACGCCACCCGCTACGCTGGGCTGCGGCCCTGGCCGGTGCCGGCCTGCTGACGCTGATCGGGGCGGCGGCAGGGCTCTACCTCATCGTCGCCGGTCACCACCTGACCGGCATGGGTCAGCAGGTGGTCTGGGGCTGGCCCCATGTGGTCGCCATCGGCCTGATCCTCGCCGGCAGCGGGGCTTTCGCCCTGGCGGCGCTGGCCCCCACCACCCTGGGACACCCGGGCGAGCCGTGGGCACGCCTGGGCACGGTGGCCGCCGCGGCCCTACTGATTGGCGGACTCGCGGTCCTCAGTCTGGACCTGGGCAGCCCGCAGCGCATCCTTCCGCCGCTGGAGCTCAATCTGATGTCGAGCTTCAGCCGCAACCTGTTCCTCTACACGGCGTTCCTGATCATCGCCTTGCTCTATCTGGCCACCCTGCTGGAACCGCGCCTGCGCCGTTTCGCTGCGGCAGCCGGCGGCCTGGCCGCCGCGGTGGCGGTCCTCCTGGCGCTAAACGTCGGCTCGATCTTCGCCATGCTCGCCGCCCGCCCGGTGTTCGGCGGCGCCATCATGATGCCGCTCTTCCTCGCCGCCGCCCTGACCCTGGGCACGGCGACCCTCTCCCTGATCTGGCTGGCGGTGCTGCGCGCCCAGGGCCAGGAGCCACCGCCGCGGGCCACCGGGCGCCTGGGCGCCCTCCTGCTGATCGCTGTACTGGCCCTCGCCGCCCTGCTGGCGCTGCACTTCCTGACCCTCGCCTACCAGCCGGGCCATCGGGAGATCGCCCGTTTCCTCCTCGTCGACGGCGGCGTCTACCCGGTCGTGTTCTGGATCGGGGTAGTCGCTGTCGGCATCATCACGCCCACTCTCCTCCTGCTGCGGAAGGCGGCCCGCGCTCGCGGTCAGGCCCTCGCCTGGGCCTCGGGGGTTGCCCTGATCGGCGGGTTCGCCCATCTTTTCGTGATGATCGTCGGTGCCCAGGCCTTTCCGCTGCAGATCTTTCCCGGGCGAGAGGTCGAGGGGGCCGTCTTCGACGGGGAGGCTGCCTCTTACCTGCCCAGCGCCTGGGAGGCGCTGCTCGGGCTGGCCGGCCCCGGGCTGGCCCTGCTGATCCTGCTCCTGGCCCTGCGGGCACTGCCACTGACGGCGGTGCACTTCCCGGGGGAGCCGGCGGCGGCAGACGGGCCGATGGCGGCAGCCGATGCAGGAACGGCCGCCGAGCCCAGCCAGTGA
- a CDS encoding cobyrinate a,c-diamide synthase: MTRPPARLYLSALHKGSGKTSLSVGLAGALNRRGLAVHPYKRGPDYIDPGWLTLASGRPCRNLDYHTMECDEIRAEVAAADGDLALIEGNKGLHDGLDPDGRDSNAALAAELQAPIVLIVDARGMTRGIAPTVLGHAGFDPQAPVAGVILNRVGGARHERKLRQALERYTDLPVLGAVPNHPELHIEAPYLGLIPAAEQERAQGIVDLWADRAEAHLDLEGLRELAATAPPLHAPAQPNTAARRADVDIGIAHDRAFNFYYPGDLEALERAGARLRWIDLTADTELPAVDGLIIGGGFPERHAAELAANHAMKRAVAEASAAGLPIYAECGGLLYLCRRLNTGDGHHIMAGVFPLDAEMTGRPQGHGYMTLQTTPETPWSPAPGTTALPAHEFHYSRLREPVPEELPCAYRVTRGQGLGGCRDGLIKGNTVASYAHLRHTWTTPWAERFVAFVREQRRSAAPTAPC, encoded by the coding sequence ATGACCCGACCCCCCGCCCGGCTCTACCTTTCGGCCCTGCACAAGGGGTCCGGCAAGACCTCCCTGAGCGTCGGGCTCGCCGGGGCCCTAAACCGCCGGGGGCTCGCCGTCCACCCCTACAAGCGGGGCCCGGACTACATCGACCCCGGCTGGCTGACCCTCGCCAGCGGCCGGCCGTGCCGGAACCTCGACTACCACACCATGGAGTGCGACGAGATCCGGGCCGAAGTCGCCGCGGCGGATGGCGACCTGGCCCTGATCGAGGGCAACAAGGGGCTGCACGACGGCCTCGACCCCGACGGCCGCGACAGCAACGCCGCCCTGGCGGCGGAGTTGCAAGCCCCCATCGTGCTGATCGTGGACGCCCGTGGCATGACCCGCGGGATCGCCCCCACGGTCCTCGGCCACGCCGGCTTCGACCCGCAGGCCCCGGTTGCCGGCGTGATCCTCAACCGCGTCGGCGGGGCACGCCACGAGCGCAAGCTGCGCCAGGCACTGGAGCGGTACACCGACCTCCCGGTGCTCGGCGCCGTGCCCAATCACCCCGAGCTGCACATCGAGGCGCCTTACCTGGGCCTCATCCCGGCGGCGGAGCAGGAACGGGCCCAGGGGATCGTCGACCTGTGGGCCGACCGGGCCGAGGCGCACCTCGACCTGGAAGGTCTCCGGGAGCTGGCGGCGACCGCCCCGCCGCTCCACGCCCCGGCCCAGCCGAACACCGCAGCGAGGAGGGCCGACGTCGACATCGGCATCGCCCACGACCGCGCGTTCAACTTCTACTACCCCGGCGACCTGGAGGCCCTGGAGCGCGCCGGTGCCCGACTCCGCTGGATCGACCTGACCGCTGACACCGAACTTCCTGCCGTGGACGGGCTCATCATCGGCGGTGGCTTCCCGGAACGCCACGCCGCGGAACTCGCTGCCAACCACGCGATGAAGCGGGCGGTGGCCGAGGCCTCCGCCGCGGGCCTGCCGATCTACGCCGAGTGCGGCGGACTGCTTTACCTGTGCCGGCGACTGAACACCGGGGACGGCCATCACATCATGGCCGGTGTCTTCCCGCTGGATGCGGAGATGACCGGCCGTCCCCAGGGCCACGGGTACATGACCCTGCAGACCACGCCGGAGACCCCCTGGAGTCCGGCGCCCGGGACGACGGCCCTGCCCGCCCACGAATTCCACTACTCCAGACTGCGCGAGCCGGTGCCTGAGGAACTCCCCTGTGCCTATCGGGTCACCCGCGGGCAGGGGCTCGGCGGGTGCCGCGATGGGCTGATCAAGGGCAATACCGTCGCCTCCTACGCCCACCTGCGCCACACCTGGACCACCCCCTGGGCCGAGCGATTCGTGGCCTTCGTGCGGGAGCAGAGGCGAAGCGCGGCACCGACCGCCCCTTGCTGA
- a CDS encoding GAF domain-containing sensor histidine kinase, with translation MYAGRDTDPTGPRRQRGAGAVEPLTVREPRGHGPRDGGGSAGRWHPVRRLRAPPTPTPYPDTPNVPASSASEQEALHLLSALGVVAAQARDLDELLQGSLERLIEQTGATAAAVRLFDEQGSLRLVEASGLNAGFIDAERRQPAAGCSCAIAGERGTVQFRGDLRQCIRRSGCNPLPNRPQLAMLAVPILDPAGERVGIYNIYLEPSEAQRWMHPPRMLEWIGHQLGAAIARVRDEYRSHQGALQEERNLLAHELHDTVAQEVATLRLRVRQLEERARGDADTAALLAPLEDLRTRLDHTNDQVRTVMQQFRTQALGTPLETALSRLANRFRRDSGIEVRLIHRWPELALGEREQLHIHRIVEEALSNAWHHGGARNVRLQLETPGGDLCLLIEDDGCGFVVDDVPDSDPAESRGHGLRGMRERARHLGAILTVESDPGQGTTIHLRLPQPQRLTWTTKSLHQAGFNDHAYPACR, from the coding sequence ATGTACGCTGGGAGAGATACGGACCCGACCGGCCCACGCCGGCAGCGGGGGGCAGGAGCTGTCGAGCCCCTCACCGTACGGGAGCCCCGTGGGCACGGCCCCCGGGACGGTGGTGGCAGTGCCGGCCGTTGGCACCCGGTGCGCCGCCTCCGGGCCCCCCCCACCCCCACGCCCTACCCCGACACCCCGAATGTGCCTGCGTCATCGGCCAGCGAACAGGAGGCCCTGCACCTGCTCAGCGCCCTCGGCGTGGTGGCGGCCCAGGCGCGGGATCTCGATGAACTGCTTCAGGGCAGCCTGGAACGGCTGATCGAACAGACCGGTGCCACGGCGGCTGCCGTACGACTCTTCGACGAACAGGGCAGCCTGCGCCTGGTCGAGGCAAGCGGGCTCAACGCCGGCTTTATCGATGCCGAGCGCCGCCAGCCGGCGGCGGGCTGCTCCTGCGCCATCGCCGGGGAACGCGGCACCGTGCAGTTCCGGGGCGACCTGCGCCAGTGCATCCGCCGCAGCGGCTGCAACCCGCTGCCCAACCGACCCCAGCTGGCCATGCTGGCGGTGCCGATCCTCGATCCCGCGGGCGAGAGGGTGGGCATCTACAACATCTATCTGGAACCGAGCGAGGCCCAGCGCTGGATGCATCCGCCACGCATGCTGGAGTGGATCGGGCACCAGCTGGGCGCGGCGATCGCCCGGGTCCGCGACGAGTACCGCAGCCACCAGGGGGCCCTGCAGGAGGAGCGCAACCTCCTCGCCCACGAGCTGCACGACACGGTTGCCCAGGAGGTGGCCACGCTGCGCCTGCGGGTCCGCCAACTGGAGGAGCGGGCACGCGGCGATGCCGACACCGCGGCCCTGCTCGCCCCGCTGGAGGATCTGCGCACCCGACTCGACCACACCAACGACCAGGTCCGCACGGTGATGCAGCAATTCCGTACCCAGGCCCTGGGTACACCGCTGGAGACGGCGCTGAGCCGCCTGGCCAACCGCTTCCGGCGCGACAGCGGCATCGAGGTCCGCCTGATCCATCGTTGGCCGGAGCTCGCCCTGGGCGAGCGCGAGCAGCTGCACATCCACCGCATCGTCGAGGAGGCCCTGTCCAACGCCTGGCACCACGGCGGCGCCCGCAACGTGCGCCTGCAGCTCGAGACCCCCGGCGGGGATCTCTGCCTGCTGATCGAGGACGACGGATGCGGCTTCGTGGTGGACGATGTACCGGACTCCGACCCGGCCGAGAGCCGGGGACACGGCCTGCGGGGGATGCGCGAGCGCGCCCGCCACCTGGGCGCCATCCTCACCGTGGAGAGCGATCCCGGCCAGGGCACCACCATCCACTTACGCTTGCCCCAGCCGCAGCGCCTGACCTGGACCACCAAGAGCCTTCACCAGGCGGGGTTCAACGACCATGCGTATCCTGCTTGTCGATGA